The Mercurialis annua linkage group LG7, ddMerAnnu1.2, whole genome shotgun sequence genome includes the window TAACTACTTTCTAAAAATGGAAACaagcctataatttgggacgccCAAAATAGAAACAAGCCTATCTTTtgtggacggagggagtattatttttattgtatattgaatattcattttgttaccaacgagctatagctcaaatggtataagcgctggcagcaaactgttaggtcgtgggttcgattcctcccacaagcgctcttcctccccaattatcaaaaaaaaaaaatcattttgttttaataaaatttatgtatattatcacataattattattattatttgattattgatatataaatcttgatatttttttatagtgatagaagcacaatttttaaaatttgacagaaaaaattaaacctatcgttttttagtattttctaacattcatttgtttttcatttaataaaattatttcagcCGGTTTTAACGATTAACCAACATAATAACTATTGATtgtaaatgtcaaaaaaaaaaaattctatgtCAAGTTTTTAATATTGTCTtttgatcgctaaaaaggtgaaatattgatattttatagaaaaagaattttttaataaaagtaaaattgaaataataataaatttaatgaaaaatatgataagatcattaaaataaaaatatttgttgcAACTCATAATGAGATAtaaatctaaataattttatgcTACAAAATTGTTTCTCCCTTAGTAACAAAACGCCCCGTATCACACTCATACACCAAAACACAATCAGCTGCAAACAAAACCATAAAAGTTCACCATGTTAGCAAGCAGCAGCAGAGTCTTTACATTTAAAAACTCGCTTCCATTTTTCAATCTCCCCACCAAAACCCACATGGAACCACCGCCCAGATTTCTAAATGCCGCCGCTTTGAACTCCGCTTCTCAGTCGCCGGAATCTCCCCCTAGAACATACGATTCCAACGACACTTCTGATCACTCTATATCACTGCAGGAATGGCAAGGATGGGGCACTGTGTCGCCTGTACCAGCTAAAGTTTCGGAAATTGTTGAGGATTTGAAGGTTTTGCAGAGAAATGTTGATACCCAGATGAGTTTTGGTGGCAAAGGAGGCAAACTTCAGGTAAAAGATTTCTGTTTGCTTTCTGAGAAAgtgagagaaataaaaaaaaagtgactTTAATTTATGTGATTAGAAATAACGgttattttagttaatatatgttaattttaattattgttggAATCAAAGATTATTAGTAAGTTAATTGAAAGAAAATGATAGAGATTTTAAAGTTAGTTAGATTTTTATTGATAATGTAGTTACACGAGTTTGTTTTAGTTAACTGTATCCTAGTTCAGGCACTTATGGTTCGTTTGTCGGAAAGATTTAACTCTTCCTCGATCTTTTATATCAGGGGGAATTCAAAATTCATGAAGACAAGAAACATAGAGCAACATATGTGGCCTTAGATGGTTCTGAGAATAAGATCCAATTCTTTTCGGCCAGACAAATAGCGTGCCGTGTGCTTGGGAGTAGAGGTTATCTTTGTCAGAAGGTATTTGATTACTTTTAGTGGAAAAAATAGTGCGAGCAAACCAGATTTTTTTGATACTTGTTCccctttttatttgaattttatcgATTTTCAGTGTTGGCTTCCTTTGGAAGAAGATTGCATGTGTTCGAAAGTCGAGCATTGCTCTCTTTGGCCTGGTATACGGTTCTGGTTATATATGCATCCGAAGGTTAGATAGACAATTCCACTCTCTAAGTTCTGAATGATATCTTTGGTATATGTTTTTCATTACCATAAACAATTTGCAGGATTTTCTACGGCAAAACAATACTGGAAAGTTGTTATGGCAAGTATTCGGGGTTCAGTCAGCTACTTTGTGCCTTTATGGCATTCCTGAACAAGAGGAGATCATGTGGAATGAATTCAAGCTTGCAGGTCTGCTTTAATTATGGGCGTGTCACATGCTTTCGATCAACAAACAGATCTTCTTTATTAGGCATTTGTATTACCTTCTATATGAGAATTTATATTTGCTTAGAAGGATAAATTGAATTATGAGCACATTTTATAtgagaatttaaaatttgattaggACATATAGAATTATGAGCACGTTGTCCATTTGCAAGTTTCTGCACTTTTACAAGCCAATGTACATTATGaaatagtttaaaatttaaataatgctTCGTATTGTTAACTATAACACATTCTCATGTCAAGGTTTTTGCATATTTTCCATGTGTCACTACCAAGTATAGCTCTTGTTCCTATGTCCATAGATCTTGATCTTCTTGCTCTTCAATCATAGCACATATTAAAGCTACTGCTTCCATACATGGATACCTGATACTTACATGTGAAAATTGacattctattttatttttcacgTAATCAGAACAAATAAATGTTCACATCAATTTTTTAGCACATAATTATTTGGTGATTAAAGTTAACATAGTGACTAGTGACCATGTCCATGTCCATGtgcttgaattttattttggctTTCACCTTTTAGCCAATGTAGCTATGCTAAGTTATATTAAATTAAGCACCGAGATTTTTTTAAC containing:
- the LOC126656765 gene encoding uncharacterized protein LOC126656765, which encodes MLASSSRVFTFKNSLPFFNLPTKTHMEPPPRFLNAAALNSASQSPESPPRTYDSNDTSDHSISLQEWQGWGTVSPVPAKVSEIVEDLKVLQRNVDTQMSFGGKGGKLQGEFKIHEDKKHRATYVALDGSENKIQFFSARQIACRVLGSRGYLCQKCWLPLEEDCMCSKVEHCSLWPGIRFWLYMHPKDFLRQNNTGKLLWQVFGVQSATLCLYGIPEQEEIMWNEFKLAGKANVWCLYPNKNAVTQSVCDAFGQRSSSDRERSPTVMNEDKALNFILIDGTWSNSAAMFNRLKERTKSVWGEENLPCISLATGASTMHKLRPQPSWDRTCTAAAAIGLLSELQYLPEFSSCGLDKQAEALEDSLVALLEALTTRRLRMGRSITRKVRHNINSQQGPPDGNIQETII